In one window of Camelus dromedarius isolate mCamDro1 chromosome 7, mCamDro1.pat, whole genome shotgun sequence DNA:
- the WDR86 gene encoding WD repeat-containing protein 86 produces MPGRPSLAGRSLLPVLRPTSGMGGGGSALKVCADHRGGINWLSLSPDGQRLLTGSEDGTARLWSTADGQCCALLQGHESYVTFCQLEDEAAFTCSADCTIRKWDLLTGQCLQVFRGHTSIVNRILVANNQLFSSSYDRTARAWNVDKGQVSWEFRGHRNCVLTLAYLASWDLPGAPCMEEAMAGGLLVTGSTDGMAKVWQVASGCCHQTLRGHTGAVLCLVLDTPSHTAFTGSTDATIRAWDILSGEQLRVFREHQGSVICLELVNRHVYSGSADRTVKCWLADTGERVRTFAAHGHSVSALKYHAGTLFTGSGDARARAFDAQSGALRRVFRGHAFIINCIQVHGQVLYTASHDGTLRLWDVRGLPRAPPPRPGAPKRSLSRLFNNKVGCAAAAPLQPA; encoded by the exons ATGCCGGGGCGCCCCTCCCTAGCGGGGCGCAGCCTCCTCCCGGTACTCCGCCCGACCAGCGGGATGGGGGGCGGAGGGTCTGCCCTGAAGGTCTGCGCGGACCACCGCGGGGGCATCAACTGGCTCAGCCTGAGCCCCGACGGGCAGCGCCTGCTGACGGGCAGCGAGGACGGCACAGCCCGGCTCTGGAGCACCGCGGACGGCCAGTGCTGCGCCCTCCTGCAAG GACACGAAAGCTATGTGACCTTCTGCCAGCTGGAGGACGAAGCCGCCTTCACGTGCAGCGCTGACTGCACCATCAGGAAGTGGGACTTGCTGACCGGGCAGTGTCTGCAGGTGTTTCGGGGACACACGTCCATTGTGAACAG GATCCTGGTCGCCAACAATCAGCTCTTCAGCAGTTCCTACGACCGGACAGCTCGCGCCTGGAATGTGGACAAGGGGCAGGTGTCCTGGGAGTTTCGGGGCCACCGCAACTGTGTGCTGACTTTAGCCTACTTGGCCTCCTGGGacctccctggggctccctgcATGGAGGAGGCCATGGCCGGGGGGCTCCTGGTGACAGGCAGCACGGATGGCATGGCCAAGGTGTGGCAGGTGGCCAGTGGCTGCTGCCACCAGACGCTGCGGGGCCACACAGGTGCCGTGCTCTGCCTGGTGCTGGACACACCCAGCCACACGGCCTTCACTGGCAGCACTGATGCCACCATTCGAGCCTGGGACATCCTGAGTGGGGAACAGCTGCGTGTGTTCCGGGAGCACCAGGGCTCCGTCATCTGTCTGGAG ctggtGAACCGGCACGTGTACTCAGGCAGCGCCGACAGGACGGTCAAGTGCTGGCTAGCAGACACCGGGGAGCGCGTGCGCACCTTCGCGGCCCACGGACACAGCGTGAGCGCCCTCAAGTACCACGCGGGTACCT TGTTCACGGGCAGCGGGGACGCCCGCGCGCGCGCCTTCGACGCCCAGTCCGGAGCGCTGCGGAGGGTGTTCCGCGGCCACGCCTTCATCATCAACTGCATCCAG GTGCACGGCCAGGTGCTCTACACGGCCTCGCACGATGGCACCCTGCGCCTCTGGGACGTGCGCGGCCTCccgcgcgccccgccgccgcgccCCGGCGCCCCCAAGCGCAGCCTCTCGCGCCTCTTCAACAACAAGGTGGGctgcgccgccgccgcgcccctGCAGCCGGCCTGA